One region of Grus americana isolate bGruAme1 chromosome 20, bGruAme1.mat, whole genome shotgun sequence genomic DNA includes:
- the SURF2 gene encoding surfeit locus protein 2 produces the protein MAGPGPGGAAGVEVPEEERLFLRQHPLLSLAEPGKVRCRLTGHEMPCRLSELQAYTNGKKYQRLIKTAREFDYGKFEPHIVPSTKNLHQLFCKLTLRHINKFPEHVLRHVQGKRYQKALKTYEECQKEGVEYVPACLRQKKQRTQHADDQMNGSRQPHRKEEFWEPKSSDEDGEETDDSMSDLYPPALFPEKSPAAPQTTKGSDEFATDSEDDGAKQNGDVNGKDGGRTDVSRAAGTKRGKKQTGPLKKKFKSHHQKPKNFKKATNSK, from the exons atggcggggccggggcctggCGGCGCGGCCGGGGTTGAGGTGCCCGAGGAGGAGCGGCTCTTCCTGCGGCAGCACCCGCTGCTCAGCCTCGCGGAGCCGGGCAAG GTGAGATGCAGGCTGACAGGCCACGAGATGCCATGTCGGCTGTCGGAGCTGCAGGCTTATACTAATGGCAAGAAGTATCAGCGGCTGATAAAGACGGCCAGGGAGTTTGACTATGGCAAGTTTGAGCCCCATATAGTACCCAGCACAAAGAATCT ACACCAGCTGTTTTGCAAGCTCACTCTCAGACACATCAACAAGTTCCCAGAGCACGTGCTGCGCCATGTCCAAGGGAAGCGCTACCAGAAGGCCCTAAAAACAT ATGAGGAGTGCCAGAAGGAAGGAGTGGAGTACGTCCCGGCCTGCTTGCGGCAGAAGAAGCAGCGGACGCAGCATGCTGATGACCAGATGAACGGGAGCAGGCAGCCTCACAGAAAAGAGGAATTCTGGGAGCCAAAGTCCAGCGatgaggatggagaggagacGGATGACAGCATGAGTGACCTGTATCCAC CTGCACTCTTCCCAGAAAAAAGCCCGGCAGCCCCACAAACCACGAAGGGCAGCGATGAATTTGCAACAGATAGCGAGGATGACGGGGCCAAGCAGAACGGTGACGTGAATGGAAAGGACGGTGGAAGAACCGAtgtcagcagagcagctggcacCAAAAGGGGAAAG AAACAGACAGGccctttaaagaagaaattcaagagTCATCATCAAAAACCCAAGAACTTCAAGAAAGCAACTAACAGCAAATAA
- the LOC129215672 gene encoding surfeit locus protein 1, whose translation MATWRLLLRAGPRLLRERRGRVSHCLTRRTFFGYPLTKAGSGLVQQTKEVCLRFCRPRSSTTAADASGEDILLKWGLFLVPLTTFCLGTWQVQRRKWKLDLIAQLASRITSEPIPLTLDPMELKELEYRPVTVRGHFDHSKELYILPRSLVDPEREAREAGRLTSHPENGANVVTPFYCTELGVTILVNRGFVPKKKLKPETRLKGQIEGEIDLTGVVRLSETRKPFVPENNIEKNRWHYRDLGAMAKVTGAEPIFIDADFRSTVPGGPIGGQTRVSLRNEHMQYIVTWYGLCAATSFLWYRKFIQKIPL comes from the exons ATGGCGacctggaggctgctgctgcgcGCGGGGCCGCGGCTGCtgcgggagcggcggggccgg GTATCACATTGCTTGACCAGAAGAACATTTTTTGGATATCCCCTAACTAAAGCAGGTTCTGGTCTGGTCCAACAAACTAAAG aAGTTTGTTTGAGGTTCTGCAGACCACGAAGTTCTACAACAGCTGCTGACGCATCTGGAGAGGACATCTTACTCAAATGGGGCCTTTTCCTGGTCCCTCTGACCACGTTCTGTCTTGGCACGTGGCAG GTTCAGCGACGGAAGTGGAAACTAGATTTGATTGCACAACTGGCATCAAGAATTACATCAGAGCCCATCCCTCTGACATTAGA CCCCATGGAATTGAAGGAATTGGAGTACAGGCCTGTAACGGTCCGAGGGCACTTTGACCACTCCAAGGAGCTCTATATTTTGCCACGGTCACTTGTGGACCCTGAGCGAGAAGCCAGAGAAGCCGGGCGGCTGACATCCCACCCGGAAAATGGAGCAAACGTCGTTACTCCTTTCTACTGCACAGAACTAGG GGTCACGATCTTAGTCAACCGAGGATTTGTGCccaaaaagaaactgaaaccGGAGACCAGGCTGAAGGGACAG ATTGAAGGTGAAATTGATCTCACTGGGGTGGTGAGGTTATCAGAAACCCGGAAACCTTTTGTGCCTGAAAATAACATTGAGAAAAACCGCTGGCACTACCGTGACCTGGGGGCTATGGCAAAGGTGACCGGCGCTGAGCCCATCTTTATCGATGCAGATTTCA GAAGCACAGTCCCAGGGGGGCCCATCGGAGGCCAGACGAGAGTGAGCCTGAGAAACGAGCACATGCAGTACATCGTCACCTG gTATGGCTTATGTGCTGCAACTTCATTCTTGTGGTACAGAAAATTTATACAGAAGATAcctctgtga